One window of the Betta splendens chromosome 21, fBetSpl5.4, whole genome shotgun sequence genome contains the following:
- the LOC114847022 gene encoding olfactory receptor 13-like has protein sequence MSNTSSLFVFSLSGFSSTTNFRLTLFSLTLLCYFLILVVNVSIILTIILDENLHEPMYIFLCNLCVNALYGTAGFYPKFAYDLLSDIHNLSFAGCLLQVFILQSYAKVDYSILVLMAYDRYVAICRPLEYRHVMSVRATALLVTLSWLVPLCCETIVIGLTSTLKLCGSQIQKLYCENWSIVKLACSSTSANNIVGMFFIIFYMAHVFFIVCSYLCLVKSALKSREGRRKFLQTCVPHLFCLFNVSAVLLFDVMYSRYGSASLPKSVENFVSIEFIIFPPTFNPVIYGLILTKIRGRIMHLFMMSGQNLRSVWIKVDGKQIKSNIITFN, from the coding sequence ATGAGCAACACGTCTAGTCTATTTGTGTTCTCACTGTCTGGCTTCAGCTCCACCACTAACTTCAGATTGactcttttctctctcactttACTATGTTATTTTCTAATCCTGGTGGTAAATGTGTCGATCATTTTAACTATAATCCTGGATGAAAACCTCCATGAGCCCATGTACATATTTTTGTGTAACCTATGTGTCAATGCACTTTATGGAACTGCAGGCTTTTACCCTAAATTTGCTTATGATCTTTTATCTGACATTCATAATTTGTCATTTGCTGGATGCTTATTGCAAGTTTTTATTCTGCAGTCCTATGCTAAGGTCGACTACTCTATTCTAGTGCTCATGGCTTATGACAGGTATGTGGCTATATGTCGACCTCTGGAATATCGGCACGTTATGTCTGTGAGAGCCACGGCTCTGCTGGTCACTTTGTCCTGGCTTGTACCGCTCTGCTGTGAGACTATAGTTATAGGTCTGACATCCACACTAAAACTATGCGGCTCACAGATCCAGAAGCTTTACTGTGAAAACTGGTCAATTGTTAAACTTGCTTGTAGTTCAACATCAGCAAACAACATTGTTGGGATGTTTTTTATCATATTCTATATGGCGCATGTATTTTTCATTGTGTGTTCATATCTGTGTTTGGTGAAGTCAGCTCTAAAGTCCAGAGAGGGCAGGAGGAAGTTTCTACAAACATGTGTGCCACATTTGTTCTGTCTCTTTAACGTCTctgctgttttgctttttgatgTCATGTATTCAAGGTACGGATCAGCGTCTTTACCAAAAAGTGTTGAGAACTTTGTGTCCATAGAATTTATCATTTTCCCACCAACTTTCAATCCTGTCATTTATGGGCTGATTCTGACCAAAATTCGAGGTAGAATCATGCATTTGTTCATGATGTCAGGCCAAAACCTGAGAAGTGTTTGGATTAAAGTGGATGGAAAGCAGATTAAAAGTAATATCATTACTTTtaattag
- the LOC114847019 gene encoding putative gustatory receptor clone PTE03: MENITEFHFNLSVYVNIGFYRYPAFALGFLLFAIIVCANLLITLVISRERTLHEPMYVFVAFLSVNSLYGSAGFFPRFLMDLLSDTHLISRPACFTQMYVIYTYASYEMTILSIMAYDRYVAVCDPLHYHSKMTPKTVSVLAAFAWICPTISVLLCLYLTVRLPLCGSKVQKLYCANWNVVKLSCETTFINNVVGFLLTVIATFLPLLYVLYTYFRIILVCRRSSSDFKRKVFQSCFPHTILFVNYSVHVFCDITLSRLNIEILNPLFALILSLEYVIIPPILNPLIYGLKLLEIRKNIYKLLCKVSLKIP; this comes from the coding sequence ATGGAAAACATCACTGAGTTTCACTTTAACCTCTCTGTGTATGTTAACATAGGGTTTTACCGTTATCCAGCCTTTGCACTGGGCTTCCTGCTGTTTGCCATTATTGTCTGTGCTAATCTTCTTATAACACTGGTCATTTCACGAGAACGGACACTTCATGAGCccatgtatgtgtttgttgcctttctgtctgttaaCTCTCTGTATGGATCTGCTGGTTTCTTTCCCAGATTCCTTATGGACCTTCTGTCTGATACTCACTTGATCTCACGTCCTGCTTGTTTTACTCAGATGTATGTCATTTACACATATGCTTCCTATGAAATGACCATTCTCAGCATTATGGCATATGATAGATATGTTGCCGTTTGTGATCCTTTACATTATCACAGCAAGATGACCCCTAAAACAGTCTCTGTGTTGGCAGCCTTTGCTTGGATCTGTCCAACCATATCTGTTCTACTATGTCTGTATTTGACCGTGAGGCTTCCTTTATGTGGTAGCAAGGTCCAAAAATTATACTGTGCTAACTGGAATGTTGTTAAACTCTCATGTGAGActacttttattaataatgttgTTGGCTTTCTTTTAACTGTAATTGCTACATTCTTGCCTTTACTCTATGTGTTGTACACCTACTTTAGAATTATCCTCGTGTGCAGGAGGAGCTCATCTGACTTCAAGAGAAAGGTTTTCCAAAGTTGTTTCCCACATACTATTTTATTTGTGAATTATTCTGTTCATGTTTTTTGTGATATTACTCTAAGTCGTTTAAACATCGAAATTTTAAACCCACTTTTTGCTCTAATTTTATCACTGGAGTATGTAATAATTCCACCAATACTGAACCCTCTCATCTATGGCCTAAAGCTACTagaaattagaaaaaacatttacaaattgCTCTGTAAAGTCTCACTAAAAATCCCCTAA
- the LOC114847018 gene encoding putative gustatory receptor clone PTE03, whose amino-acid sequence MENITDFHFNLSVYVNIGFYRYPAFALGSLLFAIIVCANLLITLVISRERTLHEPMYVFVAFLSVNSLYGSAGFFPRFLMDLLSDTHLISRPACFTQMYIIYTYASYEMTILSIMAYDRYVAVCDPLHYHSKMTPKTVSVLAAFAWICPTISVLLCLYLTVRLSLCGSKVQKLYCANWNVVKLSCETTFINNVVGFLVTIITIFFPLLYVLYTYFRIILVCRRSSSDFKRKVFQSCFPHTILFVNYSVHVFCDIALSRLDIENLNPLFALILSLEYVMIPPILNPLIYGLKLQEIRKNIFKLFCKVSLKIP is encoded by the coding sequence ATGGAAAACATCACTGACTTTCACTTTAACCTCTCTGTGTATGTTAACATAGGGTTTTACCGTTATCCAGCCTTTGCACTGGGCTCCCTGCTGTTTGCCATTATTGTCTGTGCTAATCTTCTTATAACACTGGTCATTTCACGAGAACGGACACTTCATGAGCccatgtatgtgtttgttgcctttctgtctgttaaCTCTCTGTATGGATCTGCTGGTTTCTTTCCCAGATTCCTTATGGACCTTCTGTCTGATACTCACTTGATCTCACGTCCTGCTTGTTTTACTCAGATGTATATCATTTACACATATGCTTCCTATGAAATGACCATTCTCAGCATTATGGCATATGATAGATATGTTGCCGTTTGTGATCCTTTACATTATCACAGCAAGATGACCCCTAAAACAGTCTCTGTGTTGGCAGCCTTTGCTTGGATTTGTCCAACCATATCTGTTCTGCTATGTCTGTATTTGACCGTCAGGCTTTCCTTATGTGGTAGCAAGGTCCAAAAATTATACTGTGCTAACTGGAATGTTGTTAAACTGTCATGTGAGACcacttttattaataatgttgTCGGCTTTCTTGTAACTATAATTACTATATTCTTTCCTTTACTCTATGTGTTGTACACCTACTTTAGAATTATTCTTGTGTGCAGGAGGAGCTCATCTGACTTTAAGAGAAAAGTTTTCCAAAGTTGTTTCCCACATACTATTTTATTTGTGAATTATTCTGTTCATGTTTTTTGTGATATTGCCCTAAGTCGTCTAGACATAGAAAATTTAAACCCACTTTTTGCTCTAATTTTATCACTGGAGTATGTAATGATTCCACCGATACTGAACCCTCTCATCTATGGCCTGAAGCTACAAGagattagaaaaaacatttttaaattgttctGTAAAGTCTCACTAAAAATCCCCTAA
- the LOC114847013 gene encoding putative gustatory receptor clone PTE01: MENITEFHFNLSVYVNIGFYRYPAFALGFLLFAIIVCANLLIILVISRERTLHEPMYVFVAFLSVNSLYGSAGFFPRFLMDLLSDTHLISRPACFTQMYIIYTYASYEMTILSIMAYDRYVAVCDPLHYHSKMTPKTVSKLAAFAWICPAISVGLCLYLTIRLPLCGSKVQKLYCAIWNVAKLSCETTFINNVVGLFVTIISVFLPLLYVLYTYFRIILVCRRSSSDFKRKVFQSCFPHTILFVNYSVHVFCDITLSRLNIENLNPFFAVILSLEFVMIPPILNPLIYGLKLPEIRRYIWKLLCLTSP; this comes from the coding sequence ATGGAAAACATCACTGAGTTTCACTTTAACCTCTCTGTGTATGTTAACATAGGGTTTTACCGTTATCCAGCCTTTGCACTGGGCTTCCTGCTGTTTGCCATTATTGTCTGTGCTAATCTTCTTataatactggtcatttcacgAGAACGGACACTTCATGAGCccatgtatgtgtttgttgcctttctgtctgttaaCTCTCTGTATGGATCTGCTGGTTTCTTTCCCAGATTCCTTATGGACCTTCTGTCTGATACTCACTTGATCTCACGTCCTGCTTGTTTTACTCAGATGTATATCATTTACACATATGCTTCCTATGAAATGACTATTCTCAGCATTATGGCATATGATAGATATGTTGCCGTTTGTGATCCTTTACATTATCACAGCAAGATGACCCCTAAAACAGTCTCTAAGTTGGCAGCCTTTGCTTGGATCTGTCCGGCCATTTCGGTTGGATTATGTCTGTATTTGACCATCAGGCTTCCTTTATGTGGTAGCAAGGTCCAAAAATTATACTGTGCTATCTGGAATGTTGCTAAACTGTCATGTGAGACCACTTTTATTAATAAcgttgttggtttgtttgtaaCTATTATATCTGTATTCTTGCCTTTACTCTATGTGTTGTACACTTACTTTAGAATTATCCTCGTGTGCAGGAGGAGCTCATCTGACTTCAAGAGAAAAGTTTTCCAAAGTTGTTTCCCACATACTATTTTATTTGTGAATTATTCTGTTCATGTTTTTTGTGATATTACTCTAAGTCGTTTAAACATAGAAAATTTAAATCCATTTTTTGCTGTAATTTTATCATTGGAGTTTGTAATGATTCCACCGATACTGAACCCTCTCATCTATGGTCTGAAGCTACCAGAGATTAGAAGATATATTTGGAAATTGCTGTGTTTAACGTCCCCTTGA
- the LOC114847020 gene encoding olfactory receptor 142-like, producing MSNTSSVVVLSLSGFSSTVNYRLTLFSLTLLCYLLIVVVNVSITLTIILDENLHEPMYIFLCNLCVNALYGTAGFYPKFAYDLLSDIQVISYAGCLLQIFTIYSYAKVDYSILVLMAYDRYVAICRPLEYRHVMSVRATALLVTLSWLVPLCCETIVIGLTSTLTLCGSQIQKLYCENWSIVKLACSSTSANNIVGLISISFYTAHLVFIVCSYLCLVKSALKSMESRRKFLQTCVPHLFCLFNVSAALLFDVMYSRYGTESLPESVKNFVSIEFIIFPPTFNPVIYGLILTKVRCRIMHLFMMSGQNLRIVQIEVDRT from the coding sequence ATGAGCAACACATCTAGTGTAGTTGTATTATCGCTGTCTGGTTTCAGCTCCACCGTCAACTACAGACTGactcttttctctctcactttattatgttatttactAATTGTGGTGGTAAATGTGTCGATCACTTTAACTATAATCCTGGATGAAAATCTCCATGAGCCCATGTACATATTTTTGTGTAACCTATGTGTCAATGCACTTTATGGAACTGCAGGCTTTTACCCTAAATTTGCTTATGATCTTTTATCTGATATCCAAGTTATATCATATGCTGGATGCCTATTGCAAATTTTCACAATATATTCGTATGCTAAGGTCGACTACTCTATTCTAGTGCTAATGGCTTATGACAGGTATGTGGCTATATGTCGACCTCTGGAATATCGGCACGTTATGTCTGTGAGAGCCACGGCTCTGCTGGTCACTTTGTCCTGGCTTGTACCGCTCTGCTGTGAGACTATAGTTATAGGTCTGACATCCACACTAACGCTATGCGGCTCACAGATCCAGAAGCTTTACTGTGAAAACTGGTCAATTGTTAAACTTGCTTGTAGTTCAACATCAGCAAACAACATTGTTGGACTGATTTCTATCTCCTTCTACACAGCACATTTAGTTTTCATTGTGTGTTCATATCTGTGTTTGGTGAAGTCAGCTCTAAAGTCCatggagagcaggaggaagtttCTACAAACATGTGTGCCACATTTGTTCTGTCTCTTTAAcgtctctgctgctttgctttttgatgTCATGTATTCAAGGTACGGAACAGAGTCTTTACCAGAAAGTGTTAAAAACTTTGTGTCCATAGAATTTATCATTTTCCCACCAACTTTCAATCCAGTCATTTATGGACTGATTCTGACCAAAGTTCGATGTAGAATCATGCATTTGTTCATGATGTCAGGTCAAAATCTGAGAATTGTTCAGATTGAAGTGGATAGAACATAA
- the LOC114847021 gene encoding olfactory receptor 142-like, which translates to MSNTSSVVVLSLSGFSSTVNYRLTLFSLTLLCYLLIVVVNVSITLTIILDENLHEPMYIFLCNLCVNALYGTAGFYPKFAYDLLSDIQVISYAGCLLQIFTIYSYAKVDYSILVLMAYDRYVAICRPLEYRHVMSVRATALLVTLSWLVPLCCETIVIGLTSTLTLCGSQIQKLYCENWSIVKLACSSTSANNIVGLISISFYTAHLVFIVCSYLCLVKSALKSREGRRKFLQTCVPHLFCLFNVSAVLLFDVMYSRYGSASLPKSVENFVSIEFIIFPPTFNPVIYGLILTKIRGRIMHLFMMSGQNLRSVWIKVDGKQIKSNIITFN; encoded by the coding sequence ATGAGCAACACATCTAGTGTAGTTGTATTATCGCTGTCTGGTTTCAGCTCCACCGTCAACTACAGACTGactcttttctctctcactttattatgttatttactAATTGTGGTGGTAAATGTGTCGATCACTTTAACTATAATCCTGGATGAAAATCTCCATGAGCCCATGTACATATTTTTGTGTAACCTATGTGTCAATGCACTTTATGGAACTGCAGGCTTTTACCCTAAATTTGCTTATGATCTTTTATCTGATATCCAAGTTATATCATATGCTGGATGCCTATTGCAAATTTTCACAATATATTCGTATGCTAAGGTCGACTACTCTATTCTAGTGCTAATGGCTTATGACAGGTATGTGGCTATATGTCGACCTCTGGAATATCGGCACGTTATGTCTGTGAGAGCCACGGCTCTGCTGGTCACTTTGTCCTGGCTTGTACCGCTCTGCTGTGAGACTATAGTTATAGGTCTGACATCCACACTAACGCTATGCGGCTCACAGATCCAGAAGCTTTACTGTGAAAACTGGTCAATTGTTAAACTTGCTTGTAGTTCAACATCAGCAAACAACATTGTTGGACTGATTTCTATCTCCTTCTACACAGCACATTTAGTTTTCATTGTGTGTTCATATCTGTGTTTGGTGAAGTCAGCTCTAAAGTCCAGAGAGGGCAGGAGGAAGTTTCTACAAACATGTGTGCCACATTTGTTCTGTCTCTTTAACGTCTctgctgttttgctttttgatgTCATGTATTCAAGGTACGGATCAGCGTCTTTACCAAAAAGTGTTGAGAACTTTGTGTCCATAGAATTTATCATTTTCCCACCAACTTTCAATCCTGTCATTTATGGGCTGATTCTGACCAAAATTCGAGGTAGAATCATGCATTTGTTCATGATGTCAGGCCAAAACCTGAGAAGTGTTTGGATTAAAGTGGATGGAAAGCAGATTAAAAGTAATATCATTACTTTtaattag
- the LOC114847394 gene encoding frizzled-7-A-like — MAAARSTTGSVSLRIMWLLCGLSFAPACAQHYSSDSGISVPEHGFCQPISIPLCTDIAYNQTIMPNLLGHTNQEDAGLEVHQFYPLVKVQCSADLKFFLCSMYAPVCTVLEQAIPPCRSLCERARQGCEALMNKFGFQWPERLRCEAFPVHGAGEICVGQNTSEPGGPAASSSPYVPDHVTLPPNMGRPNQRPLQPNQYHQFSCPLQLEVPSYLGYRFMGVKDCGAPCEPTKPTGIMYFREDEVKFGRLWVGIWSILCCVSTLFTVLTYLVDMRRFRYPERPIIFLSGCYFMVAVAYAAGFFLEDKVVCVDKFKDEGYRTVAQGTKKEGCTILFMVLYFFGMASSIWWVILSLTWFLSAGMKWGHEAIEANSQYFHLAAWAVPAIKTITILAMGQVDGDVLTGVCFVGIFNVDALRGFVLAPLFVYLFIGTSFLLAGFVSLFRIRTIMKHDGTKTEKLEKLMVRIGVFSVLYTVPATIVIACYFYEQAFREHWERTWHMQTCKRFAVPCPVHNFAPTTPDFTVFMIKYLMTMIVGITSGFWVWSGKTLQSWRRFYKRLSNGNHGETTV, encoded by the coding sequence ATGGCGGCGGCCAGGTCCACCACTGGCTCCGTGTCGCTGCGGATCATGTGGCTGCTGTGCGGGTTGTCTTTTGCGCCAGCTTGTGCTCAGCACTACAGCAGCGACAGCGGGATATCCGTCCCGGAACACGGCTTCTGCCAGCCCATCTCCATCCCGCTGTGCACCGACATCGCCTACAACCAGACCATCATGCCGAACCTCCTGGGCCACACGAACCAGGAGGACGCCGGACTCGAGGTGCACCAGTTCTACCCGCTGGTCAAGGTCCAGTGCTCCGCGGATCTGAagttcttcctctgctccatgtACGCGCCGGTCTGCACGGTGCTGGAGCAGGCCATCCCCCCGTGTCGGTCGCTGTGTGAGCGCGCGCGGCAGGGGTGTGAAGCCCTGATGAACAAATTCGGCTTCCAGTGGCCCGAGCGGCTGCGCTGCGAGGCGTTCCCGGTCCACGGTGCCGGCGAGATCTGCGTGGGCCAGAACACCTCCGAACCCGGCGGCCCGGCCGCCTCGTCTTCCCCGTACGTCCCGGACCACGTGACCCTTCCCCCAAATATGGGCCGCCCGAACCAGCGCCCACTCCAGCCCAACCAGTACCACCAGTTTTCCTGcccgctgcagctggaggtgccTTCGTACCTGGGCTACCGCTTCATGGGGGTCAAAGACTGCGGGGCTCCGTGCGAGCCCACCAAACCCACCGGAATCATGTATTTTCGGGAGGACGAAGTGAAGTTCGGTAGACTGTGGGTCGGGATCTGGTCCATCCTGTGCTGTGTGAGCACTCTATTCACGGTGCTCACCTATCTGGTGGACATGCGGCGCTTCAGATACCCCGAGCGGCCCATCATCTTCTTATCCGGCTGTTATTTCATGGTGGCGGTGGCCTACGCGGCTGGCTTTTTCCTGGAGGACAAAGTCGTGTGCGTGGATAAATTCAAGGACGAGGGCTACAGGACCGTGGCCCAGGGGACCAAGAAGGAGGGCTGCACCATCCTCTTCATGGTGCTGTACTTTTTTGGCATGGCCAGCTCTATCTGGTGGGTGATTTTGTCCCTGACCTGGTTCCTCTCCGCCGGGATGAAATGGGGCCACGAGGCGATCGAAGCCAACTCCCAGTACTTCCACCTGGCCGCGTGGGCGGTCCCGGCCATCAAGACCATCACCATCCTCGCCATGGGCCAGGTGGACGGCGACGTGCTCACCGGCGTGTGCTTCGTGGGCATCTTCAACGTCGACGCGCTGCGCGGCTTCGTGCTGGCGCCGCTCTTCGTCTACCTGTTCATCGGCACGTCCTTCCTGCTCGCCGGCTTCGTGTCGCTCTTCCGAATCCGCACCATCATGAAGCACGACGGCACCAAGacggagaagctggagaagctgatgGTGCGCATCGGCGTGTTCAGCGTGCTCTACACGGTGCCGGCCACCATCGTCATCGCGTGCTACTTCTACGAGCAGGCGTTCAGGGAGCACTGGGAGCGAACCTGGCACATGCAGACGTGCAAGCGCTTCGCCGTCCCGTGTCCGGTCCACAACTTCGCCCCCACGACGCCGGACTTCACCGTGTTCATGATCAAATACCTGATGACCATGATAGTGGGGATCACCTCGGGCTTCTGGGTCTGGTCCGGGAAGACTCTGCAGTCATGGCGGAGGTTCTACAAGCGCCTTAGCAACGGTAACCATGGAGAGACAACCGTGTAA